Proteins encoded within one genomic window of Arachis ipaensis cultivar K30076 chromosome B08, Araip1.1, whole genome shotgun sequence:
- the LOC107612534 gene encoding EG45-like domain containing protein, translated as MMMKFFHLALLSTLLFIKLILILGDVGTATSYGPPYIPTACDGNKREQFPAGNMFVAVNEGLWDNGAACGRRYKIRCLSGDNRPCKSDIIEVKVVDLCHRTPCPTMLLSTTAFSAISRFSNAKINIEYAQI; from the exons ATGATGATGAAGTTTTTTCACCTTGCACTTTTGTCTACACTATTGTTCATAAAATTAATCCTAATTCTTGGAGATGTTGGCACTGCTACTTCTTATGGACCTCCATATATAC CCACTGCGTGTGATggaaataaaagagagcaatttcCAGCGGGGAATATGTTTGTAGCTGTGAATGAAGGATTGTGGGACAATGGTGCTGCATGTGGAAGGCGTTACAAAATAAGGTGTCTGAGTGGAGACAATAGACCCTGCAAAAGTGACATAATTGAAGTTAAGGTTGTTGATTTGTGTCATCGAACTCCGTGTCCCACCATGCTTTTGTCAACTACTGCCTTCTCAGCCATCTCTCGCTTCTCCAATGCCAAAATCAACATTGAATATGCCCA GATTTGA